Part of the Gemmatimonadaceae bacterium genome, GTGGCGGCTGGGGTGGCGGCTGCATCCCGCCACCGCCGCCACCACCGCCGCCACCGGTGCGGTTCTGCTCGCGGATCGCCAGCTCGAGGTTCCACTTGGCGTCCGGGTCATCCGAGCGCGTGCGCAACGCACGCTTGTACGCTGCGACAGCCGCCGCGTAGTACGGGCCCGCCTCGGTGGCAGACGCCGCCCGTGCGCGGCGCAGGTTCGCGAGGCCAAGGTTGAAGAGGGCGCGGAACCGCAGGTCCTGATCCGGCGCGATGGTCACCACCCGCTCCAGTGCCTCGGTGGCCGCCACGACGGAATCCGCCTCGAGCAGCGCCGTGCCGAGGTTGTACTGGGTGCGCAGCGACCGGTCGCCCCGATCGATCCGGGCACGGAGTGCCTGCGCCGACGCCACGTACTGACGCTGCCCGAAGAGTGCGAGCGCATCGGGCGCGCCGCGCTCCTGCGCCGCCAGCGGCGCGCCGTGCGGGGACAACAGCAGCACAGCCAGCACGGCAGCCATCGTCGCCCCGCCGCGGCGATGGGCACGCTCCGCCAGCAGCGCATCGAGCAGCAGGAGTGCGAAGGCCGGCCACAGGAACAGGGCGTACCGCTGGATCGGCGAGGAGCCGGCGTTGTAGACCCGCTCCGTCTGTCGCAGCCGGCGCAGGGCGGCGCGCACGCGGCCGGGTCGATCCGCCGACACGCCATCGACGAAGACGCCGTCGGTCAGCTGTGCGATCCCCTGCAGCGTGGCGGCGTTCGCCCGCGTCACCACCGGCTGGCCATCGAGGTCACGCTTCACCTGGCCGCCGCCCGTCGGGATCGTGCTGCCGGCGGCGGTGCCATAGCCCACCGTCACCACGGCGAGTCGTGCGTCGCGCGCGCCCTTGGCGGCGGCCGCGATCTCCGGCTCATCGTCCCACGTCTCGCCATCACTCATCACCACCACCGCACGGTCGCCACCATCCTGGCTGGCACCGAGGAGCTGCGTGGCCTGCACCAGGCCCTGCGCGACCGCCGTGCCGCCCTGACTCACCATCCCGGGGTCGAGGCCATCGAGAAAGAGCTCGAGGGCATCGTGGTCGGCCGTGAGCGGGGTCAGGATGTAGCTCCGTCCCGCCACCACCAGCAGCGCCACGCGCGCACCGGGCAGCGTGGCCAGCAGCCGGCGCACGTCGGCCTTCATCCGGTCCAGTCGCGACGGTGCCTCGTCGGTGGCCAGCATCGACGCCGACACATCGAGGACGAGCGCGAGGTCGATCCCGACGTCGCGGCGGCGCTCCGCGCGCTCGCCCCACCGCGGTCCGGCGACGGCGATGCCGAGACAGAGTGCGGCGGTGCCGAGCAGCACGGCACGCACGCGCGGCGGCAGCCCGGCCGTCCGGTCCGGGATGAGGCGCTGCACCACCGGCAGGTCGCCCAGGCGCGCGAGCTTCGACCGGCGGCGCGCCTCGGTGCGCCAGCCGACCAACGCCACACCAATGGCCGCCAGCAGCGCGAGCGGCAGCATCCATGCGCGTGCGAACAGCGCCGCGACCAGGTCGATCGTCACGGCAGCGGCCCCCGGCGAAGCAGCACCCACGCCTCCAGCAACAGTGCGGCCAGCGCGACGCTCGCCGGGATGACGTACCACTCCGACCGCGGCAGCGAGCGACGTGCGAGCGTGGGCGTCCGCTCGAGGCGGTCGATCTCGCGCGTCACACGCTCCAGCCCTGCCGCATCGCGCGCCCGGAAGTACCGCCCGCCCGTCGCGCGTGCCACTTCCGTGAGCAGGGCATCGTCGATCTCGACCTTCTGCGTCTCGTAGCGCAGCCCGAACAGGCCGCGGCCCACCGGCACGGGGGCCATGCCCTCGGTGCCGACGCCAATGGCATAGACGCGGATGCCGAACGCCGCGGCCGCGCGGGCCGCGGTGCGCGGATCCACCTGGCCACGGTTGTTCACGCCATCGGTCAGCAGCACCAGCACCTTCGAGCCGCCGCTGGCGGCCCGCAGCCGGTTCGACGCCGTGGCGATCGCCGTCCCGATGGCCGTCCCGTCATCGAGCTGT contains:
- a CDS encoding VWA domain-containing protein — encoded protein: MTIDLVAALFARAWMLPLALLAAIGVALVGWRTEARRRSKLARLGDLPVVQRLIPDRTAGLPPRVRAVLLGTAALCLGIAVAGPRWGERAERRRDVGIDLALVLDVSASMLATDEAPSRLDRMKADVRRLLATLPGARVALLVVAGRSYILTPLTADHDALELFLDGLDPGMVSQGGTAVAQGLVQATQLLGASQDGGDRAVVVMSDGETWDDEPEIAAAAKGARDARLAVVTVGYGTAAGSTIPTGGGQVKRDLDGQPVVTRANAATLQGIAQLTDGVFVDGVSADRPGRVRAALRRLRQTERVYNAGSSPIQRYALFLWPAFALLLLDALLAERAHRRGGATMAAVLAVLLLSPHGAPLAAQERGAPDALALFGQRQYVASAQALRARIDRGDRSLRTQYNLGTALLEADSVVAATEALERVVTIAPDQDLRFRALFNLGLANLRRARAASATEAGPYYAAAVAAYKRALRTRSDDPDAKWNLELAIREQNRTGGGGGGGGGGMQPPPQPP